In Nocardioides faecalis, the following proteins share a genomic window:
- the hisH gene encoding imidazole glycerol phosphate synthase subunit HisH, whose protein sequence is MADRKPSVVVLDYGSGNLRSAVRAVERAGADVTLTGDLDTAMEADGLLVPGVGAFDACMRGLREIRGERIIARRLSGGRPVLGICVGMQILFSRGIEHGVETDGCGEWPGVVERLQAPIVPHMGWNTVQVPEGTRLFAGLEDERFYFVHSYGVREWSLVTNDRTPEAYQPLVTWAEHGPEGQADRFVAAVENGPLTATQFHPEKSGDAGAQLLRNWVTSL, encoded by the coding sequence GTGGCAGACCGCAAGCCGTCCGTCGTCGTCCTCGACTACGGGTCCGGCAACCTGCGCTCCGCCGTGCGCGCGGTCGAGCGCGCCGGCGCCGACGTGACGCTCACCGGCGACCTCGACACCGCGATGGAGGCCGACGGGCTGCTGGTGCCCGGTGTCGGTGCCTTCGACGCCTGCATGCGCGGCCTGCGCGAGATCCGCGGCGAGCGCATCATCGCCCGCCGTCTCTCCGGCGGTCGTCCCGTGCTCGGCATCTGCGTGGGCATGCAGATCCTGTTCTCCCGCGGCATCGAGCACGGCGTCGAGACCGACGGCTGCGGCGAGTGGCCCGGTGTCGTCGAGCGCCTGCAGGCGCCGATCGTGCCGCACATGGGCTGGAACACCGTGCAGGTGCCCGAGGGCACCCGGCTGTTCGCGGGGCTGGAGGACGAGCGCTTCTACTTCGTGCACTCCTACGGCGTGCGCGAGTGGAGCCTGGTCACCAACGACCGGACCCCCGAGGCCTACCAGCCGCTGGTCACCTGGGCCGAGCACGGCCCCGAGGGCCAGGCCGACCGATTCGTCGCGGCCGTGGAGAACGGACCGCTCACCGCCACGCAGTTCCACCCGGAGAAGTCGGGGGACGCGGGCGCACAACTGCTGAGGAACTGGGTGACATCGCTGTGA
- the hisB gene encoding imidazoleglycerol-phosphate dehydratase HisB, producing the protein MSRTARVERATSESKVVVEVDLDGSGRHDISTGVGFYDHMLTALARHALLDLTVRTEGDVHIDAHHTVEDTAIALGQALRQALGDKKGIRRFGDATVPLDEALVHAVVDVSGRPYCVHTGEPEGQQYVQLGGSGVSYLGSLTQHVFESIAFHGHFALHVRVLAGREPHHIVETQFKAFARALRDAVAIDPRETGIPSTKGAL; encoded by the coding sequence ATGAGCCGCACCGCCCGCGTGGAGCGCGCCACCAGCGAGTCCAAGGTCGTCGTCGAGGTCGACCTCGACGGCTCCGGGCGCCACGACATCTCCACCGGTGTCGGGTTCTACGACCACATGCTCACCGCGCTGGCCCGGCACGCGCTGCTCGACCTGACCGTGCGCACGGAGGGCGACGTGCACATCGACGCCCACCACACCGTCGAGGACACCGCGATCGCGCTCGGCCAGGCGCTGCGCCAGGCGTTGGGGGACAAGAAGGGCATCCGCCGCTTCGGCGACGCCACCGTCCCGCTCGACGAGGCGCTCGTGCACGCCGTCGTCGACGTCTCCGGGCGCCCCTACTGCGTGCACACCGGCGAGCCCGAGGGGCAGCAGTACGTGCAGCTCGGCGGCTCCGGGGTGTCGTACCTGGGTTCGCTGACCCAGCACGTCTTCGAGTCCATCGCCTTCCACGGCCACTTCGCGCTGCACGTGCGGGTGCTGGCCGGCCGCGAGCCGCACCACATCGTGGAGACCCAGTTCAAGGCGTTCGCCCGCGCGCTGCGCGACGCGGTGGCGATCGACCCCCGCGAGACCGGGATCCCGTCCACGAAGGGTGCTCTGTAG